From Ignatzschineria sp. RMDPL8A, a single genomic window includes:
- the dnaB gene encoding replicative DNA helicase, with product MDLQLEKIKTPPHSIEAEQAVLGGLLISAEAWDKIDGMLTPGDFYRKDHRQIYEVIEDLYKNVKSVDILTVADQLGQQNLLEEVGGRPYLATLAQDMPSVSNIVAYAKIVYERSVVRRLIAVGTNIADSGFNPDGRTPDELIQFAEQAVFAIAEQGAKSDQGLTNIRDVMEHALERIDEMAKAEDGITGAPTGWSQFDEMTSGLQNGDMIIVAGRPSMGKTTLAMNMVERVAMYTRQPVAIFSLEMPAEQLVMRMFSSLGSIEQGKIRSGKLDDLDTKKLSDATKTLANTKIFIDDTSGLSPSEVRSRARRLQRDHGQLGLVMVDYLQLMSIPGMSDQRVAEVSEISRSLKLMARELNVPVIVLSQLNRSLEQRPNKRPVMSDLRDSGAIEQDADLICFIYRDEVYNEDSPEKGVAELIIGKQRNGPIGTVKLAFQGKYSRFTNLETRDYSNSFQDFDEE from the coding sequence AACTCCCGGTGATTTTTATCGTAAAGATCATCGCCAAATTTATGAAGTTATTGAGGATCTCTACAAGAATGTAAAGTCCGTTGATATTTTAACTGTTGCCGATCAATTAGGGCAACAAAATCTGCTTGAAGAGGTCGGTGGTCGCCCCTATCTAGCTACGCTTGCGCAGGATATGCCGAGTGTTAGTAACATTGTTGCGTATGCGAAAATTGTGTACGAGCGCTCGGTGGTTCGCCGTCTTATTGCCGTCGGTACGAATATTGCCGATTCTGGTTTTAACCCGGATGGTCGCACGCCCGATGAGCTGATTCAATTTGCCGAACAAGCGGTATTTGCTATTGCCGAGCAAGGGGCAAAGAGCGATCAAGGTTTGACTAATATCCGCGATGTGATGGAGCATGCCCTTGAGCGAATCGATGAGATGGCGAAAGCGGAAGATGGCATCACCGGAGCACCGACGGGATGGAGTCAATTCGATGAGATGACCTCCGGACTTCAAAATGGCGATATGATTATCGTTGCAGGCCGTCCGTCGATGGGTAAAACCACACTTGCGATGAATATGGTTGAACGCGTGGCGATGTATACCCGTCAACCGGTGGCAATTTTCAGCTTAGAGATGCCGGCAGAACAGCTTGTGATGCGGATGTTCTCTTCGCTTGGTTCGATTGAGCAGGGGAAAATTCGTAGCGGAAAACTCGATGATCTCGATACAAAAAAACTGAGTGATGCCACAAAAACGCTCGCCAATACGAAGATCTTTATTGATGATACGAGTGGCCTTAGCCCCTCTGAAGTGCGTTCGCGCGCGCGCCGATTACAACGTGATCACGGCCAACTGGGACTTGTGATGGTGGACTACCTTCAATTGATGAGTATCCCCGGAATGAGTGATCAGCGGGTAGCGGAGGTTTCGGAAATTTCACGCTCGTTAAAATTGATGGCTCGTGAACTGAATGTTCCGGTTATTGTCCTTTCACAGTTAAACCGTAGCCTTGAGCAACGCCCTAATAAACGCCCAGTAATGAGTGACCTGCGTGACTCAGGGGCGATTGAGCAGGATGCGGACTTGATCTGTTTTATCTATCGCGACGAGGTTTATAATGAAGACTCACCGGAAAAAGGGGTTGCGGAACTTATTATCGGGAAGCAACGGAACGGCCCAATCGGTACAGTAAAACTTGCGTTCCAAGGGAAATACTCACGCTTTACCAACCTGGAAACCCGTGATTATAGCAATTCATTCCAAGATTTCGACGAAGAATAA